One genomic region from Oncorhynchus clarkii lewisi isolate Uvic-CL-2024 chromosome 21, UVic_Ocla_1.0, whole genome shotgun sequence encodes:
- the LOC139378583 gene encoding monocarboxylate transporter 2-like isoform X2 produces the protein MGHGAKVFSSLQGPISSVLVNTYGCRPVMIMGGVLSSIGLISASFCNSVVELYVCIGLIGGLGLAFNLQPALTMIGKYFYKKRPIANGIAMAGSPVFLSSLAPFNQYLFNSFGWRGSFLILGGILLNCCVAGSLMRPLGPPLGKIKKDEELVVAKTATKKKETTTCLGTVNKFIDLSLFKHRGFLIYLSGNVIMFLGFFSPIVFLTAYAKDIGVDEYSAAFLLSILAFVDMFARPSMGLLANSKWIRPRIQYFFSFAVLYNGVCHILCPLVESYTGLVVYAVFFGFAFGMVSSVLFETLMDLVGAQRFSSAVGLTTIVECCPVLIGPPLAGKLVDITKNYKYMYFCCGAVVIMASIWLFIGNFINYRLLAKERKQEEMYKRTETEDPDRDQDQKETDGDAQALEDMIDPKDEDAMQRETNI, from the exons ATGGGTCATGGAGCCAAGGTCTTCAGCTCActtcaag GTCCCATAAGCAGTgtactggtaaacacatatggctGCAGACCTGTCATGATCATGGGGGGAGTACTGTCTTCTATCGGGTTGATATCTGCTTCCTTCTGCAACAGCGTGGTGGAGCTTTATGTTTGCATCGGTCTTATAGGAG GCCTGGGCCTAGCCTTTAACCTTCAGCCAGCACTGACTATGATTGGCAAGTACTTCTATAAGAAGCGTCCCATCGCTAACGGAATAGCCATGGCCGGTAGCCCAGTGTTCCTGAGCAGCCTAGCCCCTTTCAACCAGTACCTGTTCAACTCCTTCGGCTGGAGGGGCAGCTTCCTCATCCTGGGGGGCATACTGCTCAATTGCTGTGTGGCTGGCTCCCTGATGAGGCCCCTGGGGCCACCGCTGGGCAAGATCAAGAAGGATGAGGAGTTGGTTGTTGCCAAAACTGCCACCAAGAAGAAGGAGACGACCACTTGTTTGGGGACTGTCAACAAGTTCATTGACCTGTCGCTTTTCAAGCACCGCGGTTTCCTCATCTACCTGTCGGGCAACGTCATCATGTTCTTGGGCTTTTTCTCACCAATAGTCTTCCTGACGGCCTACGCCAAGGACATAGGCGTGGATGAGTACTCGGCCGCCTTCCTGCTCTCCATCCTGGCCTTCGTGGACATGTTTGCCCGGCCCTCCATGGGGCTCCTGGCCAACTCCAAGTGGATCCGGCCCAGGATCCAGTACTTCTTCAGCTTCGCCGTGCTCTACAACGGGGTGTGCCACATCCTCTGCCCCCTGGTGGAGAGCTACACAGGCCTGGTGGTGTATGCCGTATTCTTTGGCTTTGCCTTCGGCATGGTCAGCTCTGTGCTGTTTGAGACCCTGATGGACCTGGTGGGGGCTCAGAGGTTCTCCAGTGCCGTGGGGCTCACCACCATTGTGGAGTGCTGCCCTGTCCTCATTGGTCCACCCCTGGCAG GTAAACTGGTGGACATCACCAAAAACTACAAGTACATGTATTtttgctgtggtgctgtggtgatCATGGCCAGCATTTGGCTGTTCATCGGCAACTTCATCAACTACAGACTCCTGGCCAAGGAGCGCAAGCAGGAGGAGATGTACAAACGGACTGAAACCGAGGATCCCGACCGGGACCAGGACCAAAAGGAGACAGACGGGGACGCCCAGGCCTTGGAGGACATGATAGACCCCAAAGATGAGGACGCCATGCAGAGGGAGACCAACATCTAG